Proteins encoded by one window of Brienomyrus brachyistius isolate T26 chromosome 1, BBRACH_0.4, whole genome shotgun sequence:
- the tmem110l gene encoding transmembrane protein 110, like yields MHRGTLEEVHFFCLLGLSFADVSVFTDNRRLQEHIPSRTSAFDGRMVASANTTDVTHGHGCDNGALMDNFGVLIQALLAVVAFSTLMLKRLREPAGIRRPWRIWFYDTSKQAIGALFIHFANVFLSTLTIEDPCSLYLMNFLLDATLGMLVIWAGVKAVSKVVEYKKVTLLTFGEYGEPPQVAAWVGQCAIYLLIVVLEKCMVSLVLFIPGWNKVQEVLLDYIPNAQLEVVLVMLIVPFLVNAVMFWVVDSLTMRKYKTLVAMEAKGDVVKQGEASSWATGEESQVLLEPDTDPEVLEGEQGWSEPESPLPCSGATKCA; encoded by the exons ATGCATCGCGGGACACTCGAGGAAGTCCACTTCTTTTGTTTGCTTGGACTGTCGTTTGCTGATGTATCAGTGTTTACTGACAATCGACGGCTACAAGAGCATATTCCCAGCCGGACAAGCGCGTTTGATGGGAGGATGGTCGCGTCGGCGAACACAACCGATGTTACTCATGGCCATGGGTGCGATAACGGGGCGCTCATGGACAACTTCGGTGTCTTGATCCAGGCGCTGCTGGCGGTTGTGGCTTTCAGTACTTTGATGT TAAAAAGGTTACGCGAACCAGCTGGGATAAGGCGACCATGGAGGATCTG GTTCTACGACACCTCGAAGCAGGCGATCGGCGCGCTCTTCATTCACTTTGCCAACGTCTTCCTCTCAACACTCACCATAGAAGACCCCTGCTCTCT GTATCTGATGAATTTCCTTCTGGATGCGACATTGGGCATGCTCGTAATCTGGGCGGGGGTGAAGGCAGTTTCTAAGGTCGTCGAGTACAAGAAAGTCACCCTGCTCACCTTTGGAGAATATG GGGAGCCTCCGCAGGTGGCGGCCTGGGTGGGGCAGTGTGCCATTTACCTGCTCATCGTGGTGCTGGAGAAGTGCATGGTGAGCCTGGTGCTGTTCATTCCGGGCTGGAATAAG GTACAGGAAGTGCTGCTGGACTACATCCCCAACGCTCAGCTGGAGGTGGTCCTGGTCATGCTCATCGTGCCCTTTTTGGTCAAC GCCGTCATGTTCTGGGTGGTGGACAGTCTCACGATGAGGAAATACAAGACGCTGGTGGCGATGGAAGCAAAGGGCGACGTTGTGAAGCAGGGGGAGGCGTCGTCGTGGGCGACTGGAGAGGAGTCGCAG GTGCTCCTGGAGCCCGACACTGACCccgaggtcctggagggggagcAAGGATGGTCAGAGCCAGAGTCTCCCCTCCCATGTTCAGGGGCCACTAAGTGTGCATGA